Proteins encoded by one window of Enterobacter hormaechei subsp. xiangfangensis:
- a CDS encoding FGGY-family carbohydrate kinase: protein MSEKEPFWLGIDCGGTYLKAGLYNSQGKEVCIERRSVATLSPRAGYAERDMHQLWQHCHITVALLLKNSGADGGQIKGVGISAQGKGLFLLDKQNRPLGNAILSSDRRALEIVQRWQQDGIPEKLYPHTRQTLWTGHPASLLRWVKENEPQRYQQIGSVMMAHDYLRWCLTGVKGCEESNISESNLYNMNTGQYDPQLTRWLGISDIDGALPSIIGSAEICGEITAQAAALTGLTAGTPVVGGLFDVVSTAICAGLHDEHTLNAVMGTWAVTSGIAHGIRDNEPFPYVYGRYVHPQQFIVHEASPTSSGNLEWLTAQWGDMSFDEINHAVASLPKAESDVFFLPFLYGSNAGLEMTSGFYGLQALHTRAHLLQAVYEGVVFSHMTHLNRMLERFPHVQALRVTGGPTHSDVWMQMLADVSGLAIELPQVEETGCSGAALAALVGTGLYPDFYAAQRALRHDIRMIEPDMRAHAAYQRKYHRYQLLISALQGYHARVKEYDL from the coding sequence ATGAGTGAAAAAGAGCCCTTCTGGCTGGGTATCGATTGTGGCGGTACTTATCTGAAAGCCGGTTTATACAACAGTCAGGGCAAAGAAGTCTGTATTGAACGCCGCTCAGTGGCCACGCTCAGCCCACGTGCCGGCTACGCCGAGCGGGATATGCACCAGCTCTGGCAGCACTGCCACATAACGGTCGCCCTGCTGCTCAAAAATTCAGGCGCTGACGGCGGTCAGATCAAAGGCGTTGGCATTTCAGCCCAGGGGAAGGGGCTGTTTTTGCTCGATAAACAGAATCGCCCCTTGGGTAACGCCATACTCTCCTCCGATCGCCGTGCGCTGGAGATCGTGCAACGCTGGCAGCAGGACGGTATACCCGAAAAGCTCTATCCGCATACTCGCCAGACGCTGTGGACGGGGCATCCGGCCTCGCTCCTGCGCTGGGTTAAAGAGAACGAGCCGCAGCGGTATCAGCAAATTGGCAGCGTGATGATGGCGCACGATTACCTGCGCTGGTGTCTGACCGGGGTCAAAGGCTGCGAAGAGAGCAACATCTCGGAATCCAATCTCTACAACATGAATACCGGGCAGTACGATCCGCAGCTCACGCGCTGGCTCGGCATCAGCGACATTGACGGTGCCCTGCCGTCCATTATCGGTTCAGCAGAAATTTGCGGGGAAATCACCGCTCAGGCAGCCGCACTGACCGGTCTCACGGCGGGTACTCCCGTCGTTGGTGGACTGTTTGATGTGGTTTCCACCGCGATCTGCGCCGGGCTGCATGACGAACATACGCTGAATGCCGTAATGGGGACCTGGGCCGTGACCAGTGGGATTGCCCACGGCATCCGCGACAACGAGCCGTTCCCCTACGTCTATGGCCGCTACGTCCATCCGCAGCAGTTCATCGTTCATGAAGCCAGCCCCACGTCGTCCGGCAACCTGGAATGGCTGACGGCCCAATGGGGCGATATGTCATTTGATGAGATTAACCACGCCGTGGCCAGCCTGCCAAAAGCTGAAAGCGATGTGTTCTTCCTGCCTTTCCTCTACGGCAGCAACGCCGGGCTGGAGATGACCAGCGGCTTCTATGGCTTGCAGGCGCTGCATACCCGCGCGCACCTCCTCCAGGCGGTTTATGAAGGGGTGGTATTCAGCCACATGACCCACCTCAATCGTATGCTCGAACGCTTTCCCCATGTGCAGGCCCTGCGCGTGACGGGCGGCCCCACCCATTCGGACGTGTGGATGCAGATGCTCGCGGACGTCAGCGGCCTGGCGATTGAACTCCCGCAGGTGGAAGAGACCGGCTGTTCCGGTGCGGCGCTGGCCGCGCTCGTCGGTACAGGTCTCTATCCTGATTTTTACGCCGCTCAGCGCGCCCTCAGGCATGACATCCGGATGATTGAACCTGACATGCGTGCCCATGCCGCCTACCAGCGCAAATATCACCGTTACCAGCTACTGATTTCAGCATTACAGGGCTATCACGCCCGTGTTAAGGAGTACGACCTATGA
- the ulaD gene encoding 3-keto-L-gulonate-6-phosphate decarboxylase UlaD, whose product MSRPLLQLALDHTSLQAAQRDVATLSEHVDIVEAGTILCLTEGLNAVRALRAQCPDKIIVADWKVADAGETLAEQAFGAGANWMTIICAAPLATVERGHEVALRGGGEIQMELFGNWTLDDARAWHRIGVKQAIYHRGRDAQASGQQWGEADLSKMKALSDIGLQLSITGGITPADLPLFKQINVKAFIAGRALAGADNPPQVAQAFHSQIRDIWGE is encoded by the coding sequence ATGAGCCGACCATTATTGCAGCTGGCGCTCGACCACACCTCGCTTCAGGCCGCGCAGCGCGATGTCGCGACGCTTTCCGAGCACGTCGACATCGTCGAAGCTGGCACCATTTTGTGCCTGACCGAAGGGCTAAACGCCGTTCGCGCCCTGCGTGCGCAGTGTCCGGATAAAATTATCGTGGCGGACTGGAAAGTCGCCGATGCCGGAGAAACGCTGGCTGAACAGGCGTTTGGCGCAGGCGCAAACTGGATGACCATCATCTGTGCCGCCCCGCTGGCCACCGTTGAACGTGGCCACGAGGTCGCACTGCGCGGCGGCGGCGAGATCCAGATGGAGCTGTTTGGCAACTGGACGCTGGACGACGCGCGCGCGTGGCACCGCATCGGGGTGAAGCAGGCGATATACCACCGCGGGCGCGACGCACAGGCCAGCGGCCAGCAGTGGGGCGAGGCGGATCTCAGCAAAATGAAGGCGCTGTCCGATATCGGGCTACAGCTTTCCATCACTGGCGGTATCACCCCCGCTGACCTGCCGCTGTTTAAGCAGATCAACGTCAAAGCCTTCATTGCCGGGCGCGCGCTGGCAGGCGCCGATAATCCGCCGCAGGTGGCACAGGCATTCCATTCGCAAATCCGCGACATCTGGGGAGAGTAA